The following coding sequences are from one Humulus lupulus chromosome X, drHumLupu1.1, whole genome shotgun sequence window:
- the LOC133805877 gene encoding uncharacterized protein LOC133805877, with protein sequence MLETRVEAQKLGALYLNLFTGWCFTSNNAWHSGGRTVVSWNPSSFNVNIFKCTSQLIHLGVANVDNKNFFFVTYVYAFNDEEGRKRLWKDLQDLSVKGPWIYGEDIIYSKIDRVLANQVWLSLFPDAETMFLSEGLFDHTPAVLTVYSNVPCGRKPFKYFNMWSTHPEYLEKVKVTWQQQVTGTKMYRIITKLKALKAVFKEINAQGYSDITSAKIQARDHLAECQNKLQCEPLNPVIHIMELEARNKYAKVHKDYISFLQQKSKLNWARNGDENSTLFHISIRERRRHNRILSIVNSKGDRVDEPIQVIEAFLNFYQELLGGKLLQRKKVLAGVMNQGPKLLKEINTTVLTLVSKTKCPNTMKDYIPIACCNVIYKAAMKLICSRLKTILPSIVAQNQGGFVQGRFIAHNIMICQDLVCHYGRKSSKVSCLIKQDLQKAYDTIEWSFIEEVLSGFHFPELFILLVMTCIRTPRFSLMLNGSIHGYFEAKRGLRQGDPMSPLIFVLGMEYLTRIMHKVCQKSDFIFHNKCKKLKLNHLIFADDVLLFCNGDYKSIFYLLQGLKLFLQTSGLQPNASKSAIYCSGMNTNEVHRILEASGFRKSEVPFNYLGVPICAKRISAKECSLLVDKMTNRIRSWSTRNISFAGRAVLINSFLLSIHSYWSQIMLLPWKLIKEIKAICRAFLWNGQQMMVGVGKIAWDSICKPKAAGGIGLKNISEWNKAAMFKYVWVVATKEDNLWVRWVHSVYIKDGEW encoded by the exons ATGCTCGAGACAAGAGTTGAGGCTCAGAAACTAGGAGCCTTGTATCTGAATTTGTTTACTGGGTGGTGCTTTACCTCAAATAATGCATGGCATTCCGGAGGGCGAACTGTTGTTAGCTGGAACCCTTCTAGCTTTAATGTCAATATCTTCAAGTGTACTAGTCAGTTGATTCATCTTGGAGTTGCAAATGTTGACAATAAGAATTTCTTTTTTGTTACTTATGTCTATGCTTTTAATGATGAGGAGGGGAGGAAAAGGCTTTGGAAAGATCTTCAAGATCTGTCTGTTAAGGGTCCTTGGATT TATGGAGAAGACATTATTTATTCTAAGATAGATCGTGTGCTAGCAAACCAAGTTTGGTTAAGTTTATTCCCTGATGCTGAGACTATGTTTTTGAGTGAGGGGTTGTTTGATCATACCCCAGCTGTCCTCACTGTTTATTCAAATGTCCCTTGTGGTAGGAAGCCTTTCAAGTATTTCAATATGTGGTCTACACATCCAGAATATTTGGAGAAGGTTAAAGTGACCTGGCAGCAACAAGTTACAGGGACAAAAATGTATCGAATAATTACTAAGTTAAAGGCACTAAAGGCAGTATTCAAGGAGATCAATGCTCAAGGCTACTCTGATATAACTAGTGCAAAAATTCAAGCTAGAGATCACCTAGCTGAATGTCAAAATAAGCTTCAGTGTGAACCCTTAAACCCTGTCATACATATCATGGAGTTGGAAGCTAGAAACAAGTATGCTAAGGTTCACAAGGATTACATTTCCTTTTTGCAGCAGAAATCTAAACTAAATTGGGCTAGAAATGGTGATGAAAATTCTACATTGTTTCACATTAGTATTCGGGAGAGAAGAAGGCACAACAGAATTCTCTCTATTGTTAACTCAAAGGGTGATCGGGTAGATGAGCCCATACAGGTTATTGAAGCGTTTTTAAATTTCTATCAGGAACTTCTGGGTGGTAAGCTGCTGCAAAGAAAGAAAGTATTGGCTGGAGTGATGAATCAAGGTCCTAAA CTTCTTAAAGAGATAAATACCACAGTGCTTACACTTGTTTCCAAAACCAAGTGCCCTAATACAATGAAGGATTACATACCAATAGCCTGCTGCAATGTCATTTACAAAGCAGCTATGAAACTGATTTGCTCAAGACTCAAAACAATTCTCCCTAGTATTGTGGCTCAAAATCAAGGAGGTTTTGTTCAAGGTCGTTTCATAGCGCACAATATAATGATTTGCCAAGACTTAGTCTGCCATTATGGGAGGAAATCATCAAAAGTCAGTTGCTTAATTAAGCAAGATTTACAAAAGGCATATGATACCATTGAATGGAGTTTTATAGAAGAAGTGTTGTCTGGTTTCCATTTCCCTGAGCTTTTTATTCTGCTGGTCATGACATGTATAAGAACACCACGATTTTCACTTATGCTTAATGGGTCGATACATGGATATTTTGAAGCTAAAAGAGGGTTGCGACAAGGGGATCCGATGTCTCCTCTTATTTTTGTGCTGGGAATGGAATACCTCACTAGAATAATGCATAAAGTTTGCCAGAAATCagattttatttttcataacaAGTGCAAGAAACTGAAGTTAAATCATCTCATTTTCGCAGATGATGTATTACTGTTTTGCAATGGTGATTACAAGAGCATTTTCTATCTACTACAGGGCCTCAAGCTATTTTTGCAAACATCAGGACTGCAGCCTAATGCTTCGAAGTCTGCAATATATTGCAGTGGGATGAATACTAATGAGGTCCATCGCATTTTGGAAGCTTCAGGATTTAGGAAAAGTGAGGTTCCGTTCAATTATTTAGGTGTCCCCATCTGTGCTAAACGGATCTCTGCTAAGGAATGTAGCTTGCTGGTGGATAAAATGACAAATAGGATCAGGTCTTGGAGTACAAGGAACATCTCATTTGCAGGTCGGGCAGTCTTGATTAACTCTTTTCTCCTTTCAATCCATTCTTATTGGAGTCAAATTATGTTGCTGCCCTGGAAGTTGATTAAAGAGATTAAAGCTATATGTCGTGCATTCTTGTGGAATGGTCAACAGATGATGGTTGGAGTAGGGAAAATAGCTTGGGATAGTATATGCAAGCCTAAAGCAGCAGGAGGTATAGGCTTAAAGAATATTTCTGAATGGAACAAAGCAGCTATGTTCAAGTATGTATGGGTTGTAGCAACCAAAGAAGATAATTTGTGGGTTAGATGGGTGCACAGTGTGTACATAAAAGATGGAGAATGGTAG